The following DNA comes from Bacteroidota bacterium.
ACTCCATGCTGAGTTCTGTGACCTTCATCAACTAAAACGAAAATATCGTGACTTTCTAAAGGTTTTTTAATTTTCTTCATGGCAGCCGAAAACTTATTGATGATGGTAGTTACAACTGCATCGCTTTTACTTTCAAGCAAATCAACTAAACGTTTACCTGTAGTTGCATTTTCTACAAACATACCGCATTTTCTGAATGTGCCAGTAATTTGCCTATCTAAATCGGTACGGTCAGTAACCAATATTATTTTAGGGTTTCGAATTGCTGGCTCCAAAGCAATGGCTTGAGCTAACATAACCATAGTTAATGATTTTCCACTTCCTTGTGTATGCCAGATTACTCCGCCGTTTCGTTTGCCTCTATCCAGAACTGTCATTCGCTTCATGGATTTTTTGATGGCGAAAAACTGTTGGTAGCGTGCTACCTTTTTTGTGCCATTATCAAATAATATAAAGCTATATGCAATGTCTAATAATCGTTTTGGGTGGCAAAGCCCAAATAGATACTTGTCTTGCTCTGTGATTTGTATTTCTTCTTGTTCTAATGCGTCAAAATGCTGGCGTACATACCTAAATCTGTCGGAGAATAGTTTTTCTTTCTGTTTTAAGGTGAGCGGAGTATTTTTCAGCTCAAACAATTTTCTTAGATGTTCCTTTTCTTCTGATTCGGTGTTAAACTTCTCTTGCCACTTCGACCAAAATTTTTCCTTTGTTCCATTAGTAGCATAGGAAGCTTCTTGTGTTGCCACGCTCAATGTGAGTTGAGAATAAACATAAAGTTGACGTATTCCGTCATCTTGTTGATTACGCAAATGTTGACTTATTGCCTGTTTTAACGGTTCTTTCATGTTTGGGCGTTTGCATTCTATGATGCAAAATGGAATCCCATTAACAAACAAAACCAAATCGGGTCGGTAATGTTCTTTGCTTGTGCTTCGCATTACAGAATATTCTTCGGTAACATGAAAAACATTATTTTCAATATTTTTCCAATCAATATATTGAAGCGTGAAGCTTTTTTTATCTCCATCAATATTTTGTTCCAAAGCTTTTCCTAAAGAGACTAAATTGTATGCAGATTCACTGGCATGAATATAACCTTCATTCATAGGAAGATCTTTTAACGTTAATATGCCTCGTTCAATATTCTCGTTAGAAAAAATGCTTGTTTTGCTGGCACTTACCTGAATGCTATTAATTTCTTTTAGCTGCTTACGTAAAACATCTTCCAAAAGCACATTGGTTGTTTTATTGCCACGAAATTGTAAAGCCTCATCTGGCGTGAGATATTGATATCCTAAGTTTTGCAATAGTTGCAAGGCAGGTATCTGGCTTATATGGTCTTCTTTAAAACTTGGTGTATCCATTGCTTTCGTATTTAATTTTACTTCTGTTTTTCATGTATAGAGAAATGCTGTTTTATATACACGATATCTTTTTTATGTATAGTTTTTAAGTATTTCCTTTATATGAATCTGCTTTTTTTGATGTTTTTTAGATTGTTTTATAATTTGTAGAAGGTGTACTTAAGTATTTTACTCTATACATATTTGATTGATATGTATAGAAAATGCGTGTTTTCTATACATGTTTTATTTGATTGACATTTGACAATAGCTCAAATAAATCTTTATTGATGTAATAGTTATCCCTACCTATCTTCACTTTATGTACAATCCCAATTTGACTAAGTTCATCTAAGTATTTGGTGGCAGTCAATCTGCCTACGTCTAAATCATTCACAACAAACTCTATTTTAGTATAAGGATGCTTAAA
Coding sequences within:
- a CDS encoding HsdR family type I site-specific deoxyribonuclease codes for the protein MDTPSFKEDHISQIPALQLLQNLGYQYLTPDEALQFRGNKTTNVLLEDVLRKQLKEINSIQVSASKTSIFSNENIERGILTLKDLPMNEGYIHASESAYNLVSLGKALEQNIDGDKKSFTLQYIDWKNIENNVFHVTEEYSVMRSTSKEHYRPDLVLFVNGIPFCIIECKRPNMKEPLKQAISQHLRNQQDDGIRQLYVYSQLTLSVATQEASYATNGTKEKFWSKWQEKFNTESEEKEHLRKLFELKNTPLTLKQKEKLFSDRFRYVRQHFDALEQEEIQITEQDKYLFGLCHPKRLLDIAYSFILFDNGTKKVARYQQFFAIKKSMKRMTVLDRGKRNGGVIWHTQGSGKSLTMVMLAQAIALEPAIRNPKIILVTDRTDLDRQITGTFRKCGMFVENATTGKRLVDLLESKSDAVVTTIINKFSAAMKKIKKPLESHDIFVLVDEGHRTQHGVFHIDMQKTLPNACFIAMTGTPLFKKDKSTAAKFGGIIDAYTVDQAVNDKAVVPLLYEGRLARQIVNSSPLDTFFDMVSEPLTEYQKADFKKKFSRADQLNSA